The genomic stretch ggtaaaataaaataaaaggtttttcTGATAGTACTCATGTGGCTTTATGACTGAAATAGCATAAGTTTCACAATGGATTTAAAAGGCTTAGTTTTTAGAAAGATTGAAACATGTTCTTGTAATAGCCTTGAAAGTAtggctatataaatgaatgtcaGTACACTGCAAAAGAAATTTCATGATCCCATTCTGGAACTGTTCCTTACGTTCTCTGATGATCTGACCTAAATGTTAAGTCAGTGCTGAAAGGAGAAATTTTTAATgatataatttctttaaaaaaagggatgCATAGATTGGAAACATATGATTTTATACATGCTGTATTCTGTTATGAAACAGCTTCAATGATTATATTCATGCTTTTAGGTTGTTAATGTACAAGGTGTACTGTATACACTGAGATTGGATCTATGCAGCATTGCAACAGACAGAAAGGATTTAAACAGTTTAAAGTTTAGAATGTATAAATTACTCAGAGGCCGTACTTTTGTATGAAATTCATTTTGCTCATGCACGTTTCCTTTCAAACAATAATGATTCAAGAAAACACTAAAGGAAATATCCTTGGCTGCTTTGCCACAGTAAAATTGTAAATGGTGATAAAGGTCAAGCAGGAGGGGAGTTGTACTCTGAATCCATGTTTCTGTTCAGTTGTTGGCCTGAGCTGTAGAACAAGAAACTCTGCAGGGGGAGAGTGGAGGTATTTTCACTCCAATGATGTCTGTCAGCAGGTATCATGCAAAGGTAGCTTCCCTtggtgaataaaaaaatacgcATACAGTATCTTCACCTAACATCTACAAGATCACAATTTCACATCCTCTGAGGTAGATCTCTATTGGGTAAAAACTTCAATAGtggttattaaaaaaacaacaacaataaaactcAATGACAAAATTAAGTTAATCTTTCAAACAGGCTAATGCTGTGTGACAACAATTGGGGTCAGTTAGTGCACTTTTCTCTCATCTGTAACCTAGATTGCCTGCTTTTCTCCGAAGCACGGTCAGGGGTGGCCGGTTAGTAGTTCACTACTCTACTCCtccatattctctctctctttctctctctctctcacactctctctctctctccacaccagCTCTGCACAGCTGCTAGGGCCTCAGCACTCTTGGGAAAGGCACCCTCCGGAGACAGGTCTAGGTTTTTTGGCTGGGTCGCACTTGTCGGGCTCCACCACCTTTCCCATGTAGTCCATGCAGACCACGCTGCGATGGCGCTCTCCGGGCCCGGAGGACCAGGGGCCCATCTGCcagagggggcaggggaggtCAGCGCACGGCCGAATGTCCGAGGGTTTCAGGTCCCTGTCGCAGAGGCTGGAGAGGAGGCCGCTCTCCCCCCTGCACTCCACGTGCCGCCGGGACCACCCCGAGCCACAGGTCTTGGAGCACTCGGACCACTCCCCGAGAGTCCACTGGGGGACGCCGAAGGGCTGGAGGGCGTGCAGGGAGCTCTTCCTCTCTTTGGCCTTGCTGAAGGACACGTCTTTGGGGATGAAGAAGGTGTACTTGACCTTGGGCGGAGACGCCTCGCCGGCCGTGGCCAGCAGCTGGATGGTGATGGGCTCCTGCAGCTGGCGGAAGCTCTGGATCCGCTCCAGCGTGGTGGAGGAGCCGCTGTACTTCAGCACCGCGCCCTTCACCGGGATGTCCTGCTCCACGGTGGACACGGAGAAGTTCCCGTTGAGGATGTAGGCGCCGCCCTCGCGCCTCACGGCCAGGTAGTTCCCGTCGTGCGTGATCCCGCGGTGGCTGCGCTGCTTGACGTCGATGTTGGTGGCCCCCGCGGGAATGGTCACAATGTCACTGtaaccaaaactgaaaaaaacaacaacaaacacagcTTGTTTATGCCCAGCCATGTTTTTGTAATAAGATGTTTATTGTGAATTTTTAATAACGCATACAGCTCTAGTGTGGTAAGGTTATCTCTATTAGAGAAACCTGCAGCTAAGCATCTGCACTGCATTAACTAACTATAATAAAGTTAGTTATTTGAAGTTTGGCTGTCCTTGGTGATAAAATTCTAAGCAGTGCACttctgtactgcactgtactgttctgtatgtgtgtctgcccatgtgtgcaggtgtgtgtatagttGTCCAtgcaatgttttgtgtgtgactgtgcttcAAAAATAGCCAAAGCCCCACACTTACGTGGCTTTGTTCATGGAGCCTGTAATTTTCCTGCAGCTAAATCCATTCCCTCCGCACACGCCACACTTGTCCAGCTTCTTGCTGGATCCGATCTCCAGGTCACAGCCGGCTTTGACACACTGGCCCTGCACACAGATGGAGGTGGTGTCCGGACTGCATGTGGTGCCGTCAATGACCTGGAGGACAAATTAAGCAAATGGCAGGAGTCGTGGTGACGGAATGTTCTGTTCGGAACTCGCAGGGACAGTGTGAAGCACATGCAGCTTTTCTCTAAAGATAAGACTCTAAAGATAAACCATGTCATTTGTATGGCTAAGCATAAGCTGTGCTTTGATTTATGGGTTAAATCAACAAGTAATGAATTATTCTGACAAGAAACAAATtgagcgagggagggggtgaaagaGTTATTGCACCCTCTATTTTGGGAATTTACAGGAGAAACGGAAGAAGTGAATGATTACAGAAGAGGGCACTGAGAGCTATGAACTATGACTCTAAAAATTACATAGCAAtatgcatgcgcacatacacattatAACAGCGATGAATAATAAACCATCCGTTTGCGGTGTAATGCAGTGAATGATGTGGAATGGTTAAAGGTAAGGGTAAGTCCAGGACTGGGACACACCTTGGCCTCAAACACTTTGAACTCGCTGCTTCCTTTCGCACGGCAGAAGAGTTTGCACCTGTCCCGCGGGGACACGCCCGCGTATTTGGGGATCCACTGCTTCATGTACCCGTGGAAGTCCAGGTAATTGAAGCTGTTGTACTTCTCGCACTGCTCCTCTCTGAAGCTCTTGCCTGCAACAAAGAGACCGAAATAAAGCTAAATGTGTCCCATTATCAGCCAGGATTAGAGAGAAGCAGGCAACAAGGGATATGCTAGTCACAGTGTTACTATGTTGACACTGGTGCTACTTCCCTCTAAAACACAGTTGAACTTGCCTTTGAACTGATCAATGATCTCAACCTGTATTCATAAATTATCCTTGATTAACAATTGTGCCAGTGATCTTAATACTCCAGGAAAACACACAACCGCTTTCTGCACAtcatgttagggagattaaatgaaaaatctaatttagataaatcagttttaatcactgttacacaccaataaaatacacaccACTCTGTTAACTACTGAGTTAGCTTTTGGCACAACCTACAATAAAGGCTATCTAATAAGACCTGCACTTCAAGagcatttaaatgataaaatttgCTCATTGTAGATCTTTGCAATGAATATTCTCCTAGTGTGAGAGTGGAGAATGAAGAGTACATGTAATTCACCAGTGTATtgcttctgtatgtgtgtgtgattgtgtgtgtgcctgtgtgttgagGTAAAGTAGTTGAtggtgtgtgagcgtatgtgtgtctatgtgcacgtgtgtgtgtgatcgtgcGCTCGTGTTTACCATTGTTGTCTGGACAGGGCTGAGTATTGCAGGACATGTATTTGACTCTCTGTCCTTCGCAGTACTTTCCCCCATGCTGAGGCTCAGGGTCACTGCACTCTCTGTGAGAGAACTCCACCCCGCCTCCACACGTCCGCGAGCACGGCCCCCACTGCCCCCATGGCCCCCAGCTCCCGTCAACCACCACCTGCAACACCAAAACAGGGAGGCAAACACTGTTACAGTGAGCACCAACAGCATTATGGGGAGGCTGTTACACTGTTACAGAGAGGCTGTTACAGTAAAGCCAATGCTGTTACAGAGAGGTTGTTACAGTGAAGCCAATGCTGTTACAGAGAAGCTGTTACAGTAAAGCCAATGCTGTTACAGAGAGGCTGTTACAGTGAAGCCAACACCGATACAGAGAGGCTGTTACAGTGACGCTGACACTGTTACAGAGAGGCTGTTACAGAGAGGCAGACACCATCACAGAGAAGCCGTTTCTATTTCCCTTCCCACTATGGCTCCGCCAGATCAGCTCTCCATGATGGCACGCGCCTGCCGTCTCCCGCATTCCTGACCCATGTGTCACCGGCTTGCGAAATCCGCGGCGCGCCGGgggaacacacactcaacacgtGTGTTTCCGcagggatttttcttttttatttttttttttcaacaaggTCTAAAAACTTGTCTGACTGCCAGCACATGCTGAAGCCCTGCTGGAGGGTCTGTTTTTAAAGCGCTGCACAGAATGCAATCTGAGAAACAGTCAGACCAACATTTGGCAAACAGATCGGGGGGCATTGATTATTTTCAGCTGGGGCACACGAGACCTGGCTGCTCCACAGAAAGGTCAGCGCATACTCCATTAAGGCTGCTCGCGGCTGGGCGGGACGAGCGCTGAAGCCCCCCGGTCAGGGCACGCGGAcacgggggggagggcgggtgaGACATCAGACATGCAATCACATTAAATCTCTAACGAATGGTGTAAAGGGCTAGCGTGACCGTAGCTCCCGTCTGGACGCAAGGAGAGGCCTCTCAGCCGGgctccgggggggggaggaggggagctCACCTTCGGCTGCAGGACTTCGCCGGCAGGCAGGCACACGCCGCTCAGGCAGGTGCGGTTGTCGCCACAGGCCGTGCCGTCCGCCCACGGCAGGCTGCCGTTTTTGGTGGTGCAATGCGCCTCCCCGTCCTCCTGGCACCACAGCTGGCCGCAGGTGTCGGAGTCGGAGGTGTTGGGGCAGTGCGTGAACTCCTCGCCAAAGACCTGCTGGCACTGCCGGTCCAGGTCGTAGGTCAGGCCCGGCAGCTCGGTGGGAAGGGGCATGGTCTTGTCCGGTTTGTCCAGCAGGCAGTCCCCTGCGTTAAAGGAGCGAGGGGGGCGTCCCGCATTAAATCAACAGGTAGGGGGATTGTGAAATGAAAGCATGCTTGACTCATGTGGCAGACATTCTGGGAATCCACAACATCAGCGCACATCTGGAGGACTTCTCCGAGCGGGCAAAAACAGCGGAAATCAGAAACTGCAGCAAGAAGGCAGCAACAGTAAATGCAAAATCCAAACATGTCCACTCAaacagctgctgcagtgtctgGAAACCTcttcaaatacacacataaataagaTATAATAATTCCCTGATATTATTTTACAGATATGCACCATTGggagactgaaataaaatggtttactGGAACATAtcaaaaaataacatgaaagaAAAGTGCTGGTTTGACATGCAAATGTTAAAGCAAAGAGATTTCATTACAAGGTGGGTTTATACATTCTTAGCACTTCAATCTGACCACTTAAAGTTTGATAGATTAACCCTAAGTTTCACTTTTCAGACATGATTCTATAGCACACTTTCAGTTAATGCACGAAACAGATTCATTTGCAGATTTGCGTTTCTTCTTTGAGCCACGGACCTAATACTCATCCTTTGATTAGGACCGACTGCGTCTTGGCATGAGTCTCAAGTACATTGCACAACACAGCAGTTTGCTTTGTGCTCATTGTTcaactgataaaaaaaagatgttctTGGCTGTGAGGCGATTTTTGCTGTGAGGGAAAGCAGTTGTTAAACCAGGAATGCTCGAGAAATCTTCGTCTGGTGACTCAGACCCAGACGAGCGGCTTAGAGCGAAGACAGTTCGAGACGCTGAGGGATATAAATCCGCCAAGATGTCGCCGTTTCACAACGCAAACCCCTTTCCTTTGGATCTGCTGCTGCATTGCTCCACACCGGAGTTAGCCGCCGTGGTCCAAAGAGGCACGTTCCACATACCGCCGGCTTTCTCTGCGCACGCCCCACGATAGCAAGGTCAGCCCGagccccatcccccaccctgcTGACCGGCAGACCCGGAGCTTCTAATGGCATTCCCGTGTGGTATCTGCTCGGACGGTCTAAGTCCAGTACCATCACCACAACCGCAAGCACACAGTAGCTGGAAACCAGAGAAGAGCAGACACGCTCTGCAGGCTATTAACCTTAATCTCCCAGCAGAATTAAATAGTGCGGTTTTCCATAGTCCGTAATTTGCGGTCGGGAGCAAGCCGAAGCAGGAAAGGTATTGTAAAAGAAAATACGCTTTTGAGAAATAGTGCTGTCGGATTTCCCTTAAATCCTTCAATCCCAAAAAAGCCCACCACTTCACCGGAGCCTTACTGTTTGGCAGGAGcaagacaaaatataaaataaaaagcaagctTTGagtttgtgggaaaaaaaacgaaaggtTTGATTTACTATGGTACACACCGTACAGAACATGCTGTACATTATGTTTGGCTCTTTTAAATAGTCACCTGTTTTATCATTGAAAGTTAAGATGTAGGGATGACAGGTAAATGTTTCATGATGTAGGTTTCAAAACTTCCTTACTGAAACTCATACTGAAAGACTTTAAGGTTTGGTTATGTATTGACAGACATGTACTAAGGCCAGTAAATAGTAAACCTGATTCTGTTTTGCTATGTCATAATTATGTGTAACCGACTGACCATCCGCCAGAGCCAGCTGTGGCCAGGAGTCCAATATTGGCCACAGTCCTGAGAGTGAAGGTTTCAAGTGGCAGGTTATTCCCACCTCAGTGACCTGCCACCTCAGTGAATGTGGGGAAGTGAATGTAGTGACTTAGTGACTCTTCTGGCTGATCAGACACCTTTCGCATGCACCATCTGCACTGGAATTTCATTCCTACTGTATAAACCTATATTACAGGCACgtgattggccattccaaatgaatttttttcatttcttaaaatGTGACGAAATTCGGGGCTGTGCCTACCGTGTCCGTTGTCAAAGAACTGCGTGACGTAGAGGGCGCTGCAGGGGGACCAGGGCTGGGTCTTATTGAGGTGAATAAACAAGGGGGCCATCATGTGATGCTGCCCCAGATCCCCGAACAGCTGCTCGCAGTTCTTAGAGTCATCATGAGGCATGCTGAGCACGTGGCCTGCAGACAGGAAGATAGGATCGTCTGTCATGTTTCTGACTGCTTCACAAAGGCTTCATCGCCATCCATTTTGACTACATTGGCACGGCTTTGATTGCATTGGGTCAGTTCTCACTAAGCTGGGATGGTTCTGACTACATCAGCTCAATTCTGACTTCACTCAATTCATACACCGGGTTGGTTCTGACAGCATTGGGATGGATCTTCTTATATTGGGCACTTCTGACTACATTGGGACCAATTTAGCCACATTTGCTTCATTCTGACTACCCTGGGTCAGTTTCGGTTATGGTGGCTATGGTTTTGTGGATTACCATGCAAATAATACCCATCCATCAAGGCTGTCAAATGAAATGGACAGGTTAACGCAACCAACAGACTTCCAAGTCGTTATACCCAGTGCACTccaataatatgcattttgacCTTTTGATCAAATGTTCTGAAATAACAAGCATTAATAATTGTAATGTACATGTTTTAAACCAATAGACCCAGTGTACCTATATACTCTAATATCTAATATGATCTAAAAGCCACTTCCATTAACCCAA from Anguilla anguilla isolate fAngAng1 chromosome 12, fAngAng1.pri, whole genome shotgun sequence encodes the following:
- the LOC118210125 gene encoding A disintegrin and metalloproteinase with thrombospondin motifs 8-like isoform X2; its protein translation is MPSKLHIALLILYITNAAPSQLFESEEIVPVRIGGRIGGRFWKRSDEQPTFKLVAFGKDFTLNLTPDDSFLAPTLKIQRIKAKYLPTLINGTDAQERKVPSPNTDPLRDINTTEEAEEDLRSCFYSGTVDSNQDSVVAVSLCYGIQGSFITEGDEYLIEPKAFSIGERETSTSKVHVIRRRVFADTKSDLKIVFDQLGDESQGKLVLPEADVYSPRMPRKRRFVSAPRYVETLVVADASMAHFYGDEIKDICGHKSCDTLGVADVGTMCDPKRSCSVIEDNGLQAAFTAAHELGHVLSMPHDDSKNCEQLFGDLGQHHMMAPLFIHLNKTQPWSPCSALYVTQFFDNGHGDCLLDKPDKTMPLPTELPGLTYDLDRQCQQVFGEEFTHCPNTSDSDTCGQLWCQEDGEAHCTTKNGSLPWADGTACGDNRTCLSGVCLPAGEVLQPKVVVDGSWGPWGQWGPCSRTCGGGVEFSHRECSDPEPQHGGKYCEGQRVKYMSCNTQPCPDNNGKSFREEQCEKYNSFNYLDFHGYMKQWIPKYAGVSPRDRCKLFCRAKGSSEFKVFEAKVIDGTTCSPDTTSICVQGQCVKAGCDLEIGSSKKLDKCGVCGGNGFSCRKITGSMNKATFGYSDIVTIPAGATNIDVKQRSHRGITHDGNYLAVRREGGAYILNGNFSVSTVEQDIPVKGAVLKYSGSSTTLERIQSFRQLQEPITIQLLATAGEASPPKVKYTFFIPKDVSFSKAKERKSSLHALQPFGVPQWTLGEWSECSKTCGSGWSRRHVECRGESGLLSSLCDRDLKPSDIRPCADLPCPLWQMGPWSSGPGERHRSVVCMDYMGKVVEPDKCDPAKKPRPVSGGCLSQEC
- the LOC118210125 gene encoding A disintegrin and metalloproteinase with thrombospondin motifs 8-like isoform X1 — its product is MPSKLHIALLILYITNAAPSQLFESEEIVPVRIGGRIGGRFWKRSDEQPTFKLVAFGKDFTLNLTPDDSFLAPTLKIQRIKAKYLPTLINGTDAQERKVPSPNTDPLRDINTTEEAEEDLRSCFYSGTVDSNQDSVVAVSLCYGIQGSFITEGDEYLIEPKAFSIGERETSTSKVHVIRRRVFADTKSDLKIVFDQLGDESQGKLVLPEADVYSPRMPRKRRFVSAPRYVETLVVADASMAHFYGDEIKHYVLTLMSMTAQIYRHPSIKNSINMVVVKMLVVEDEDVGPSVSSNGGVTLRNFCSWQQIFNPPSHRHPEHYDTAVFFTREDICGHKSCDTLGVADVGTMCDPKRSCSVIEDNGLQAAFTAAHELGHVLSMPHDDSKNCEQLFGDLGQHHMMAPLFIHLNKTQPWSPCSALYVTQFFDNGHGDCLLDKPDKTMPLPTELPGLTYDLDRQCQQVFGEEFTHCPNTSDSDTCGQLWCQEDGEAHCTTKNGSLPWADGTACGDNRTCLSGVCLPAGEVLQPKVVVDGSWGPWGQWGPCSRTCGGGVEFSHRECSDPEPQHGGKYCEGQRVKYMSCNTQPCPDNNGKSFREEQCEKYNSFNYLDFHGYMKQWIPKYAGVSPRDRCKLFCRAKGSSEFKVFEAKVIDGTTCSPDTTSICVQGQCVKAGCDLEIGSSKKLDKCGVCGGNGFSCRKITGSMNKATFGYSDIVTIPAGATNIDVKQRSHRGITHDGNYLAVRREGGAYILNGNFSVSTVEQDIPVKGAVLKYSGSSTTLERIQSFRQLQEPITIQLLATAGEASPPKVKYTFFIPKDVSFSKAKERKSSLHALQPFGVPQWTLGEWSECSKTCGSGWSRRHVECRGESGLLSSLCDRDLKPSDIRPCADLPCPLWQMGPWSSGPGERHRSVVCMDYMGKVVEPDKCDPAKKPRPVSGGCLSQEC